In Hyphomicrobiales bacterium, the sequence CCTCCCCATCCGTCCGGCTGTGCCGGCCGGTCCGCCGATCGTCGCTCATCGCCCCTCGACTCGGCCGGCCTCGGCCGGTCCTGCGTTGTTTCCCCTGCCCCCAAATCATTGAGGAATCTTGGCAATCCGGCCAATGACAATGTCACATGGCCGGATTGCTCCGGCGGCGCGGCGACAGCAGGGCCGGCATTCGCCGCGAGGGCTGGGCAAGCGACCGGGCAGGCTCTAGGACGGCACCTGTTCGTCGCGGAGCACGCGCTTGAAGGTTCTGGTCGAGGATTTCACCAAGGGGCTGCGGGCGCTGGCGCCGAGCCGCTTTCCCTATCGACGCTTCGCCCTTGCGCTGGCGCTCGGCGGGCTCGGTGGCTGGCTGTTCGTGCAGGCGCGGCTGCCGTTGCCGTGGATGCTGGGTTCGATGGTGTTCTGCACGGTCGCGGCCCTGATCAAGCTGCCGGTCGCCGCCCCGCCGGTGATCCGGCCGCCGATGACGGCGGTGATCGGCGTGATGCTGGGCGCCTCCTTCAAGCCGGACGTCGTGGCGCAGCTGCCGAACTGGCTGCCGACGCTCGCCGGCCTCGTGCTGTTCATGATCGCCTGCGGCATCTGCTGCGTCGGCTATTTCCGCCGTGTCGCCGGCTTCGACCCCGTCACCGCGTTCTTCTCCGGCATGCCGGGCGGACTCGTCGAGATGGTGACGGTCGGCGAGGAGAAGGGCGGCGACGCCAGCGTCATCGCCCTGATCCACTCCGCCCGCATCCTGCTGGTGGTGATGACGCTGCCGTTCCTGGTGCAATGGATCGGCGGTGTCTCCCTCGGCGGCGGCCGGATCGCCGGCCCCTCCTTCGCGCAGACGCCGCTCGGCTCCGAGCTCTGGCTGATCGGCTGCGGCGTCTTCGGGGTGATCGCGGGACACTGGCTCGGATTGCCCGCCAAGTACCTGCTGGGTCCGATGGTGGTCAGCGCGGCCGTCCATGTCACCGGGCTGAGCGCGGCGGTACCGCCCGCCGAGATCGTCAATGCGGCGCAGCTCGTGCTCGGCGTCACCATCGGCAGCCGCTTCGTCGGCACCGCGCCGCAGGTCATCCTGCGCGTGCTGCTGCTCTCGGTCGGCTCGACCGTGATCCTGCTCGGGCTGACTCTGGGCTTCGCCTGGCTCGTCGCGCTGGTCTCGGTCCACGGCCATGTGCCGCTGATCCTCGCCTATTCGCCGGGCGGCCTCGCCGAGATGAGCCTGATCGCATTGGCGCTGCACACGGAGGTCGCCTTCGTCGCGGCCCACCATATCGTGCGCGTCTTCCTGGTCATGATTTCGGCCGGGCCGATCTTCGGACTGATCCGCCGTCGCCGCGAGAAGGCCGCCCCGGCGGAATAGCGGTTCTCGCGCATCAAGCCGGAACCCGGATGCTCAGGCCGCGTTGAGGACGACGCCGCGCAGCTTGCCGGCCTCGGCACCGAGCGCGGCGCGCCAGGTTTCCGGCCCATCGGAAGCAACCTTGCCGCCGCGCACAATCAACACGATGTCGTCCGCCGCCTCGGCAAAGCCCCGGGCGAGGCCATCGGGCCGAAGGCTGCCGCCGTCGATGACGATCGGGCCGAAGCGCCGCGCCGCCGTCAGGAACTCCGCGCCGATGGGGCCCGAAGCCGAGGCGGAACCGGCGCCGGCGCGCGGCAGGAAGGCGAGGCCGGTGCCCTCGTCCTTGCGAATCGCGCTGGTCAGGGCAAGCTTGCCGTCGAGCACGTCGCCGAGGCCGTGGCGGGCGTCGGCGGCGAACACCCGGGTCAATGCCAGCTTTCCGTCTCCCGCATCGACGAGCAGCGCCGGCAGGCCGGATCGCGCCGCATCGAGCGCGAGATTGAGAGCGAATGTGGTCGCACCGGCCTGCGGCTCCAGGCCGAGGACGAGGATGCGCCGTTCCGGCCCCTGACGCCCCAGCTCGGCACGAAGCCCGGCGATCGCCTCGGCAAAGCCGCCATGCGGCTTGTCGACGACATCGACCAGATGGGTCTGCCCCTGGAAGACCGAACGCAGCTCCGCCGGCTCGTTGCGCCAGCGCCGATGACGGACTGCGGGCAATAAGCCCAGCGTCGGGACAGGCGGGGGAGCGGATACGGCGGCGGCCACAACGGGCTCGGCCGCAGGTGATTCGACCTTCTTGCGGCTCGCGACGAGGCGCCGCCAGCCGGTCGGGCCAGCACTTTTCTCCTCACGGGGAGCGGCGGGCGGCGGTTCCGGCTCCGGCTCGGGTGATGGAGCCGCTGGCTGCGGCGACGGCGACGGCTCGGCCACCGGCTCCTCCGCCGTGGCAATCGGCGCAACCTCAGGCCGGCGCGCGCGCCTCCAGAAGGGTGTCCGTGGCGGCTCGTTCTCCAGCGTCGGCCGCGGCACG encodes:
- a CDS encoding AbrB family transcriptional regulator, with product MKVLVEDFTKGLRALAPSRFPYRRFALALALGGLGGWLFVQARLPLPWMLGSMVFCTVAALIKLPVAAPPVIRPPMTAVIGVMLGASFKPDVVAQLPNWLPTLAGLVLFMIACGICCVGYFRRVAGFDPVTAFFSGMPGGLVEMVTVGEEKGGDASVIALIHSARILLVVMTLPFLVQWIGGVSLGGGRIAGPSFAQTPLGSELWLIGCGVFGVIAGHWLGLPAKYLLGPMVVSAAVHVTGLSAAVPPAEIVNAAQLVLGVTIGSRFVGTAPQVILRVLLLSVGSTVILLGLTLGFAWLVALVSVHGHVPLILAYSPGGLAEMSLIALALHTEVAFVAAHHIVRVFLVMISAGPIFGLIRRRREKAAPAE